The Actinoplanes sp. N902-109 genomic interval CAGATGACGCTGCTCGAGCCGGTCGACGAGGTCGTGGTGCGGGTGCCGGACAGCTACGTGGGCGCGGTGATGAGCGACCTGTCCGGGCGCCGGGGCCGCCCGATGGGCACCGACGCCGACGAGGACGGCGGGCACAGCCTGGTCCGCGCCGAGGTACCGGCGACCGAGCTGGTGCGCTACGCCGTGGAACTACGCGCGCTGACCTCGGGGGCGGGCACCTTCACCCGTACGTACGTCCGCCACGAGCCCATGCCGGTGCACCTGGCGGAGAAGGTGACGATCGAACAGCGCTAGCCCCAGGCCTTGATCAGCAGGTCCTTGGTGTCGCTGAGCAGCTGCGGCAACACCTTGGTCTGCCCCACCACCGGCATGAAGTTGCCGTCGCCGCCCCACCGCGGCACCACGTGCTGATGCAGGTGCTCGGCGATGCCGGCGCCGGCCACCGCGCCCTGGTTCATCCCCAGGTTGAACCCGTGCGGGCTGCTGACCCGCCGGATCACCCGCATCGCACGCTGGGTGAACTCGGCCACCTCGACGGTCTCGGCCGGCGTCAGCTCGGTGTAGTCGGCAACGTGCCGGTAGGGGCAGACCAACAGATGGCCCGGGTTGTACGGGTACAGGTTGAGGATCGCGTAGACCTGCTCACCCCGGGCCACGATCAGGCCCCGGTCCTCGGGCAGCCCCGGCGCCAGGCAGAACGGGCAGCCCTGCGGCCGGTCCTCCTGCGCGACGTATGCCATCCGGTGCGGCGTCCACAGCCGCTCGAGCCCGTCGGGTTCCCCTGCCTGCGCCACGCACCCACATTAGGGCACAGCACAATCACCCGGTCCGGCGTCCTGATAGGGAAGGCATCGGCACCGGAGGGGCACATGGAGTTCGAGGAGTTCGCCGCGGCGCGGTCACCGGCGCTGCTGCGCTACGCGATGCTGCTGAGCGGTGATCGCGAGCAGGCCCGGGACCTCGTGCAGGAGGTGCTGACCCGGGCCTTGGTGAAGTGGCCGCGGATCACCCGGGCCGACGATCCGTACGCCTACGTGCGGCGGATGGTGACCAACGAGTACCTGTCGTGGCGGCGCCGGCGGCGAGTGCCGACCGTACCGCTGGCCGACGGCTTCGACCCGGCCGGGACCGAACGCCCCGGCCACGACGACAGCCTGTGGAACCTGCTGGGCGGTCTGCCACGGCAGCAGCGCGCGGTGCTGGTGCTGCGCTACTACGAGGGCCTGGGCGACGACGAGATCGCCGATGTCCTGGCCTGCCGTCCGGGGACGGTCCGCGGCTACGCCAGCCGGGCCCTGGCCACCCTGCGCATCGAGATCGTCCAGCACTCGGAGGCCCTGCCGTGAACACCCTCGACGACCTGTACCGGACCTTCGACACGTACGCCGCCCACGCCCCGGACAGCACCGGCCTGGTCGAACAGGCCCGCGCCGGCGCCGCCCGCCGCCGGATCCGTCGCCGCTGGCAGGGCTGGCTCGCGGGCGCGGCTGTGCTCGCCCTCGCCGGCTCGGCGCCCCTGGCGGTGGCAGCGCTACGACCGGACAGGGAATTGCCGCGGACACCGGCCCAGCTGTCCTTGAGCCTGGACGCGCCGTTCGCAGCCGCGGAGCATTCCGGCACCGGCGGCACGGAGAGTCTGCTCACCGCGAACGTGCTCGTGCAGGCGGGGCCGCTCACCCTGCCGGACCTGCGGACCGGCCGGACGCTGCGGGTCGCCGGGCACGACGCGCGGGCCACCAGCAACGCCCTCGGCTGGCCGCTGCCGTCGGGTGGCTGGGTCACCGTCAGCAACGGCGACGAGGCCACCCGGGTCCTGGTCGCCGAGCATCTGCACACCGGCCCGCCGCGCGACGTGCCGGTGCCGTGGCGGGCGGGCTGGCTGCCCACCGGCGCGCAGGTCAGCGGCACCCGGCTCACGGAGGGCGTCCTGGTGCGGTATGCCCTGGCCAGCCGGGTGGCCGAGGGCTGGCTCGACAGTCCGCTGGCGATCGAGGCAGTC includes:
- a CDS encoding HIT domain-containing protein, encoding MAYVAQEDRPQGCPFCLAPGLPEDRGLIVARGEQVYAILNLYPYNPGHLLVCPYRHVADYTELTPAETVEVAEFTQRAMRVIRRVSSPHGFNLGMNQGAVAGAGIAEHLHQHVVPRWGGDGNFMPVVGQTKVLPQLLSDTKDLLIKAWG
- a CDS encoding SigE family RNA polymerase sigma factor, which codes for MEFEEFAAARSPALLRYAMLLSGDREQARDLVQEVLTRALVKWPRITRADDPYAYVRRMVTNEYLSWRRRRRVPTVPLADGFDPAGTERPGHDDSLWNLLGGLPRQQRAVLVLRYYEGLGDDEIADVLACRPGTVRGYASRALATLRIEIVQHSEALP